Proteins from one Macrobrachium rosenbergii isolate ZJJX-2024 chromosome 14, ASM4041242v1, whole genome shotgun sequence genomic window:
- the LOC136845777 gene encoding equilibrative nucleoside transporter 1-like isoform X2 gives MVIISNVFCTVFLVVSSAIVNRVSEWMRHAGSLVISLAAMIIVTVMTFINTDSWQLGFFIVTMIIVALLNMAVAVVQASSYGLAGMFPESCMSGVLSGQAISGIFSSVAMIVSLLVGGSDVISALIFFLIADVTLVLTIAGYIYLTKTKYYVEVKSAVVKGEADKKHQRTIGNDWESYRAVLKKVWLMGLTCGGTLLFTLMIYPAVLVYVTSTLPDSRWTEDFFQPTITFLVFNIGDWLGREAPRLVKWPGPDGWGLHIVGAARVIFIPLLMLCHGDNKTFPTLFDNDGYYVALLFLFAFTNGYVMTLALIYYPGLVLEEETELAGTIMGAILGIEMVIGSLLSPAFVALWGPTGGD, from the exons GGTGAGCGAGTGGATGAGACATGCTGGGTCACTGGTAATTTCCCTGGCCGCCATGATTATCGTGACGGTCATGACCTTCATCAACACTGACTCAT GGCAATTAGGATTTTTCATTGTCACTATGATCATCGTTGCACTTCTTAATA TGGCGGTAGCTGTTGTCCAAGCGTCATCATACGGGTTAGCTGGGATGTTCCCGGAGTCATGTATGAGCGGCGTTTTGTCAGGACAAGCAATATCCGGCATATTTTCTTCTGTAGCCATGATCGTATCTCTTCTCGTTGGTGGTAGTGACGTCATCAGcgctcttattttcttcctcatCGCAGATGTCACCTTAGTGTTAACCATTGCTggatatatatacttaaccaaaACA aaatactATGTAGAGGTAAAATCAGCCGTTGTCAAAGGCGAAGCGGATAAGAAACATCAGCGTACTATAGGTAATGATTGGGAATCCTACCGAGCAGTTctgaagaag GTTTGGCTGATGGGTTTGACGTGTGGGGGTACCTTGCTCTTCACGCTAATGATATATCCAGCTGTTTTGGTATATGTCACCTCAACATTACCAGACTCCCGCTGGACTGAAGATTTCTTTCAACCCACCATAACATTCCTTGTCTTTAATATCGGTGACTGGCTTGGCAGAGAGGCTCCCAGATTGGTTAAATGG CCTGGGCCAGATGGCTGGGGCCTGCACATTGTGGGAGCAGCAAGAGTTATTTTCATTCCATTGCTGATGCTGTGCCATGGGGACAACAAAACTTTTCCAACGCTGTTTGACAACGATGGTTATTATGTTGCCCTTCTGTTCCTCTTCGCATTTACGAATGGCTATGTGATGACATTAGCCTTGATATATTACCCAGG CCTTGTGTTAGAAGAGGAAACTGAATTGGCAGGAACGATTATGGGAGCCATCTTGGGAATTGAGATGGTCATTGGATCTCTCCTGTCACCTGCATTTGTAGCGCTCTGGGGACCTACCGGAGGTGACTAA